In Marinobacterium sp. LSUCC0821, the DNA window TGATCTCACCACTGACAACCTTTTTGAGTTAGACCTAGGCTCCGACCAAGATATAAACGAGGTTGTTGCTCGCGCCTCGATCGAGGGACACAAACAGTTTGCGCTAATCACCCCTGCAGCAACCTGGGGCGCACGACTCGCCGATGATTACAAAGCAGCTATCGAAGCCTCTGGAGGAGAGATCATTACGGCCCTGAGTTACGAAGTTAACCCTGAACTCTCTAATCAGGTTTCAGCACTTCTAAATACCGATAAGAGTGCTGGACGACATAAAGCCATACGCGATGCGCTCGGTGAAAAAGTTGAATTTGATGAGCGCCCGCGCCGCGATATAGATGCGATACTCATCACAGCGCTACCTAGTGATGCACGCCAAATTGCACCAATGATCGCCTTTCACTTTGCCGGCGACTACCCGATCTACGCAAGCTCACATCTGTTTCAGGGTGATTTTAATCCAAGTCGTGATGTCGACCTAAACAATGTCCAATTTGCAGACATTCCTTGGTTAGTCAATCCAACCGGTGAACTGAATCGTTCACTAACACTGGAACGCCCAGACACAGCATCTCGTTTAGGACGCCTTTATGCGTTGGGATCTGACGCAGTTAGAGTCTACCCCTACCTAACGCAGCTTAAGAGCTCTCCATTAGTGACCATTCAAGGTGAAACAGGCGCATTGAGCTTAACTTCAACTAACCGTTTCAAACGTACACTCACCTGGGCAAAATTTGAGCAAGGCACTCCCCTATTACTAGGCGCCCCTAAAATACCCGTTGAGCCCCTTAGTCTTCAATCTGAGCAAACGAGTCAAACTGAACTAAACTGATATCCATAGCATTCAAGGAGGAGTGCATGGATAGAGCAAAAATTGGCAGCGAAGCCGAACATCAGGCTGAACACTTTCTTAAGGCACAAGGGCTTAAATTGATAGCTCGAAATAGCCGATCACGATTCGGTGAAATCGATCTGATTATGCAAGCCAACTCAACCCTAGTGTTCATCGAAGTTCGCAAGCGCACACACCGTAAATATGGCGGTGCAGCTGCATCGGTAGATTTTAGAAAACAGCGGAAATTGATCCAAACAGCAAGGTTTTGGTTAGCTAATAATTACCGATATCAAAACCACAACTGTCGCTTTGATGTGATTGCTATTGAATCTAATGGCGAGATCCCTCGCTGTATATGGTATAAAGACGCCTTCAGACCAGAATAGTCGATCAGTATGGAATTGGAAGAGCGCATCATTAACCAGTTGCACACCTCACTTGGTGTCAGCGCACAAACTATAGAGCACTATGCACCGATCATTGCCGATGCATCAGAGCTACTTATGCAGTGCTTAATGGCTGAAGGCAAAGTCCTTACAGCCGGCAATGGTGCTGGCCAGTCCCTAGCAAGCTACTTAACAACGCTTCTAATGCAGCGATTTCGCCATGAGCGCCCCGGCCTACCGGCCCTTACCCTAGGCTCAGACATGGGCCTTACTAGCGGTACTGCAGAGGAATCTGGTTTTGTAGCTTCCTACGCTCGACAGATACAGGCATTAGGCCAGCCGGGTGACCTACTGGTATTAATATCCTCTTCAGGTAAAGACCGTAACCTTGTTCAAGCTATTCAAGCTGCGCATGAACGTGAAATGTCTGTGATTGCGATTACAGCTCGAGATGGTGGCGACGTCACTTCCCTGCTTGTACCTCAAGAGATTGAGATATGCATACCCGCCGATGATGAACCAGCTATCCATCTAGCGCAGATGCTAACGATTCACTGTTTAATTGATCTTGTTGAATTCCAACTTTTCGGAGCCTAACCAGCATGAAAAAACTGTTTATTCCACTACTTGTTACCTCTACTCTTCTTACAGGCTGTTCACAAATTGTCAGCTCGGCACGCGAAGAGCCAATTCGTGAAGACTTAGGCAATCGCACCCTGGGTAATGTCATCGAAGATGAGGCGATTGAGCTTAAGGTCATGGTTAACATCAGCAAAGGCTCTGCACCACTTGCTCAATCACATATCAATGTAGATAGCTTCAATGGACAGGTACTGCTGACAGGCCAGGTTCCAAATGAGAACGTGCGCCAAGAAGCTGAACAGGTTGTAAGTCAGACCCGCGAAGTAAAACGCATTCATAACGAACTTGAAGTTGCAGGCCCTACATCAACCATCGTACGTAGCAACGATATCTATCTAACAAGCCGCGTTAAGCTAAAGCTACTCGCTGATAAGAGCGTAGAGGGCATTCGCATTAAAGTGACAACAGAGAACGGCGTTGTGTACTTGATGGGCTTAGTGGGCCAAGAAGAGGCAGATCGTGCAATTGAGTTGATTCGTGAAGTACCTGGCGTGCAGCGCATTGTTAAAGTGTTCGAATACGTACCACTTTAAATTCAACTCACTAAAAAAGGGCCTGACGGGCCCTTTCTTTATTTAAGTCAGAGTACTACTTCACTACTCGCAAACCCGGACGATTAAATGCTTTAGGCTTAGACTCAGTTTTAGAGTCAGAATTAGCCACAGTAGTTACACCTTCATCCCCATCACCGCCATTATGCGCGCGCTCAAGAGCTAAGTTTAATGGCTCAGCACCTGGCTCCATGCCGAATCCCATACCAACACCACTCTCTCTTGCGAATATTGCAAGGATGGAGGCCATCGGAAGATAGACTGCGGTTGGCTGACCCGCAAAGCGAGCATTAAAACTGATTGCTTCGTTATCAATGTGCAGATCACGAACAGCACCAGGGGCAATATTCAGGGTAATCTGACCATCGTTAACAAACTGCTGCGGCACATCGGTATCTTTAACCAACGAATCAACAGCAACATGAGGTGTGAGGTCATTATCCAAGAGCCACTCATAGAGGGCTCTTAGAAGGTATGCACGACTTGGCGTGATGTCTGACACGTCTTACTCGCGGATTTCGCGCTCAGCTTCAGAGAGCGACTCTTGGAATGCTTCACGATCAAATAGGCGATCCATGTAAGCCAGAAGGTGCTTACACTGCGCTTCTGGAAGCTCGATCCCCATCGCTGGCAAACGCCATAGAATTGGAGCAATGCAACAATCAACAAGAGAGAACTCTTCACTCATAAAGTAAGGCTTCTCTGCGAAGATTGGCGATACAGCTACAAGACTGTCACGAAGCTCTTTGCGAGATGTCTCAATCTCATCTTCAGATGCTTCGCCACGCAGAATAATATCTGCATGCTTAGACCAATCACGCTGAATACGGTAGATGTATAGACGGCTCTCCGCACGTGCTACAGGATAAACCGGTAGAAGTGGCGGATGAGGAAAACGCTCATCTAGGTACTCCATCATGACGCTAGGCTCAAAAAGCACAAGCTCACGATCAAGGAGGGTTGGAAGGCTGTTGTATGGATTCAGTGCAGCGACATCCTCTGGCAACTCTTCATCCTGACACTCTACGATATCAACCGCTACGCCCTTCTCAGCAAGAACGATGCGAACGCGATGACTGTATTGATCGCTACCATCAGAGAAAAAGGTCA includes these proteins:
- a CDS encoding BON domain-containing protein, producing the protein MKKLFIPLLVTSTLLTGCSQIVSSAREEPIREDLGNRTLGNVIEDEAIELKVMVNISKGSAPLAQSHINVDSFNGQVLLTGQVPNENVRQEAEQVVSQTREVKRIHNELEVAGPTSTIVRSNDIYLTSRVKLKLLADKSVEGIRIKVTTENGVVYLMGLVGQEEADRAIELIREVPGVQRIVKVFEYVPL
- a CDS encoding glutathione S-transferase N-terminal domain-containing protein; this translates as MGVVAKRSSMTFFSDGSDQYSHRVRIVLAEKGVAVDIVECQDEELPEDVAALNPYNSLPTLLDRELVLFEPSVMMEYLDERFPHPPLLPVYPVARAESRLYIYRIQRDWSKHADIILRGEASEDEIETSRKELRDSLVAVSPIFAEKPYFMSEEFSLVDCCIAPILWRLPAMGIELPEAQCKHLLAYMDRLFDREAFQESLSEAEREIRE
- a CDS encoding YraN family protein, translated to MDRAKIGSEAEHQAEHFLKAQGLKLIARNSRSRFGEIDLIMQANSTLVFIEVRKRTHRKYGGAAASVDFRKQRKLIQTARFWLANNYRYQNHNCRFDVIAIESNGEIPRCIWYKDAFRPE
- a CDS encoding ClpXP protease specificity-enhancing factor, coding for MSDITPSRAYLLRALYEWLLDNDLTPHVAVDSLVKDTDVPQQFVNDGQITLNIAPGAVRDLHIDNEAISFNARFAGQPTAVYLPMASILAIFARESGVGMGFGMEPGAEPLNLALERAHNGGDGDEGVTTVANSDSKTESKPKAFNRPGLRVVK
- a CDS encoding SIS domain-containing protein — protein: MELEERIINQLHTSLGVSAQTIEHYAPIIADASELLMQCLMAEGKVLTAGNGAGQSLASYLTTLLMQRFRHERPGLPALTLGSDMGLTSGTAEESGFVASYARQIQALGQPGDLLVLISSSGKDRNLVQAIQAAHEREMSVIAITARDGGDVTSLLVPQEIEICIPADDEPAIHLAQMLTIHCLIDLVEFQLFGA